In Oncorhynchus mykiss isolate Arlee chromosome 1, USDA_OmykA_1.1, whole genome shotgun sequence, the following proteins share a genomic window:
- the LOC110492040 gene encoding arrestin domain-containing protein 2 isoform X1, with protein MIFDKLKRLYIVFDSPEIDSPPVFSSGDVVSGKVVLNLSGESKVQSLKLHAEGFAKVHWTESRSAGSSTAYTQNYSDEVEYLNRREVLLQADNGEHTLLSAGRHEFPFSFQLPEETLVTSFEGKHGSIRYWVKVKLHRPWATVRKIKKEFTVIEPIDINTPALLAPQAGTKDKMARVWYRNFGQVSITAKIDRKGYTPGEVIPVFAEFDNATSRSVVPKAYITQTQTFIARGTMKQKQAVVATLSGDVVGAQRRETWHGRAIKIPPVGPSILQCRIIKVEYMLRVCVDVPGTSKLCLELPLVMGTIPLHPFGSRTSSVSSQYSVNLEWLRMAIPEQPEPPPDYSSVVTDEEAERNITAPHPEEDLSGIMEHPLRAFVQEFRFRPPPVYCEIDPNPQPLNMRRRCMTC; from the exons ATGATTTTCGACAAATTGAAAAGGTTGTACATCGTCTTCGACTCTCCAGAAATCGATTCCCCTCCAGTTTTCAGCAGTGGGGACGTGGTGTCTGGAAAAGTTGTTTTGAACCTTTCAGGTGAAAGTAAAGTGCAGTCGTTGAAGTTGCACGCAGAAGGTTTTGCGAAAGTGCATTGGACCGAATCTCGTTCGGCTGGGTCCAGTACTGCCTATACTCAAAACTACAGCGACGAAGTGGAGTATCTCAACAGGAGAGAAGTTCTTCTGCAAGCAG ATAATGGCGAGCACACCCTCCTCTCTGCTGGAAGACATGAATTCCCATTTAGTTTCCAGTTGCCTGAAGA GACACTGGTGACATCCTTCGAAGGCAAGCATGGCAGCATCCGTTACTGGGTGAAAGTGAAGCTGCATAGGCCCTGGGCTACAGTGAGGAAGATCAAGAAGGAGTTCACAGTCATCGAGCCCATTGACATTAACACACCAGCCTTATTGGCTCCCCAAGCTGGCACTAAAGACAAGATGGCACGGGTGTGGTACCGCAATTTTGGACAGGTGTCAATAACCGCTAAGATCGATCGTAAAGGTTACACACCAG GTGAGGTGATTCCTGTATTTGCTGAGTTTGACAATGCCACCTCACGCTCTGTGGTGCCCAAGGCCTACATCACACAGACGCAGACGTTCATCGCCCGGGGCACCATGAAGCAGAAGCAAGCGGTGGTGGCCACGCTTAGTGGTGATGTGGTGGGCGCCCAGCGCAGGGAGACCTGGCATGGCCGTGCCATCAAGATCCCTCCTGTCGGGCCCTCCATCCTGCAGTGCCGCATCATCAAAGTGGAATACATGCTCAGG GTGTGTGTGGATGTTCCTGGGACCTCCAAGCTGTGTCTAGAGCTGCCCCTGGTCATGGGCAccatccccctccatcccttTGGTAGCCGCACCTCCAGCGTCAGCAGCCAGTACAGTGTTAACCTGGAATGGCTCCGCATGGCCATCCCCGAGCAGCCTGAGC CTCCTCCTGACTATAGCTCTGTGGTGACGGATGAGGAGGCTGAGCGGAACATTACGGCCCCCCATCCTGAGGAGGACCTCAGTGGGATTATGGAGCACCCTCTCAGGGCCTTTGTCCAGGAGTTCCGCTTCCGACCTCCTCCGGTGTACTGCGAG ATCGACCCAAATCCTCAGCCCCTCAACATGAGACGTCGCTGCATGACGTGTTGA
- the LOC110492040 gene encoding arrestin domain-containing protein 2 isoform X2: MTFNTIKSFKLEFDGPGDAVYASSEILSGKVVLELNRDTKVDSMKVLGRGVATAHWLENRSGGMNAVYNDYTSKISYFRKRQHLIRDNGEHTLLSAGRHEFPFSFQLPEETLVTSFEGKHGSIRYWVKVKLHRPWATVRKIKKEFTVIEPIDINTPALLAPQAGTKDKMARVWYRNFGQVSITAKIDRKGYTPGEVIPVFAEFDNATSRSVVPKAYITQTQTFIARGTMKQKQAVVATLSGDVVGAQRRETWHGRAIKIPPVGPSILQCRIIKVEYMLRVCVDVPGTSKLCLELPLVMGTIPLHPFGSRTSSVSSQYSVNLEWLRMAIPEQPEPPPDYSSVVTDEEAERNITAPHPEEDLSGIMEHPLRAFVQEFRFRPPPVYCEIDPNPQPLNMRRRCMTC, encoded by the exons ATGACTTTCAATACTATCAAAAGTTTTAAGCTGGAGTTCGACGGACCGGGCGATGCTGTGTATGCCAGCAGCGAGATACTGTCCGGAAAGGTCGTTTTGGAGCTCAACAGGGATACGAAAGTGGACTCCATGAAGGTCCTTGGAAGAGGGGTTGCCACTGCCCACTGGCTTGAGAATCGCAGTGGAGGCATGAATGCCGTTTACAACGACTACACCTCCAAGATCAGTTACTTCAGGAAGAGGCAACATCTCATCCGAG ATAATGGCGAGCACACCCTCCTCTCTGCTGGAAGACATGAATTCCCATTTAGTTTCCAGTTGCCTGAAGA GACACTGGTGACATCCTTCGAAGGCAAGCATGGCAGCATCCGTTACTGGGTGAAAGTGAAGCTGCATAGGCCCTGGGCTACAGTGAGGAAGATCAAGAAGGAGTTCACAGTCATCGAGCCCATTGACATTAACACACCAGCCTTATTGGCTCCCCAAGCTGGCACTAAAGACAAGATGGCACGGGTGTGGTACCGCAATTTTGGACAGGTGTCAATAACCGCTAAGATCGATCGTAAAGGTTACACACCAG GTGAGGTGATTCCTGTATTTGCTGAGTTTGACAATGCCACCTCACGCTCTGTGGTGCCCAAGGCCTACATCACACAGACGCAGACGTTCATCGCCCGGGGCACCATGAAGCAGAAGCAAGCGGTGGTGGCCACGCTTAGTGGTGATGTGGTGGGCGCCCAGCGCAGGGAGACCTGGCATGGCCGTGCCATCAAGATCCCTCCTGTCGGGCCCTCCATCCTGCAGTGCCGCATCATCAAAGTGGAATACATGCTCAGG GTGTGTGTGGATGTTCCTGGGACCTCCAAGCTGTGTCTAGAGCTGCCCCTGGTCATGGGCAccatccccctccatcccttTGGTAGCCGCACCTCCAGCGTCAGCAGCCAGTACAGTGTTAACCTGGAATGGCTCCGCATGGCCATCCCCGAGCAGCCTGAGC CTCCTCCTGACTATAGCTCTGTGGTGACGGATGAGGAGGCTGAGCGGAACATTACGGCCCCCCATCCTGAGGAGGACCTCAGTGGGATTATGGAGCACCCTCTCAGGGCCTTTGTCCAGGAGTTCCGCTTCCGACCTCCTCCGGTGTACTGCGAG ATCGACCCAAATCCTCAGCCCCTCAACATGAGACGTCGCTGCATGACGTGTTGA